The following proteins are encoded in a genomic region of Oryctolagus cuniculus chromosome 6, mOryCun1.1, whole genome shotgun sequence:
- the NAPRT gene encoding nicotinate phosphoribosyltransferase isoform X2, with product MAAEGDLEALAAARPLLTDLYQVTMALGYWRAGRARDAAEFELFFRRCPFGGAFALFAGLRDCVRLLRAFRLRDADVRFLASALPPDTDPAFFEHLRALDCSGVTVRALPEGSLAFPGVPLLRVSGPLLVVQLLETPLLYLVGYASLVATSAARLRLIAGPEKRLMEMGLRRAQGPDGGLTASTYSYLGGFDSSSNVLAGQLRGVPVTGTLAHSFVTSFAGNEVPPDPMLAPAAGEGPGVDLAARAEVWLARVCAHLELGVQEPHPGERAAFVAYALAFPRAFQGLLDSYSVRRSGLPNFLAVALALGELGYRAVGVRLDSGDLLQQAREVRGVLRTTAAHFQVPWLERLCITVSNNVDEEELARLAQEGSEVNVIGIGTSVVTCPRQPSLGCVYKLVSVGGQPRMKLTEDPEKQTLPGSKTAFRLLGADGALLSDVLQLAEEPPPQAGQELRVWPRGAREPCTVTPAQLCQPLPSLAESRAFAQLSLSRLGPAHRRLHGPELYQVALSEKLQALVDSLSARGSP from the exons ATGGCCGCCGAGGGGGACCTGGAGGCGCTGGCCGCCGCGCGGCCGCTGCTCACGGACCTCTACCAGGTCACCATGGCGCTGGGCTACTGGCGCGCGGGCCGGGCGCGCGACGCCGCCGAGTTCGAGCTCTTCTTCCGCCGCTGCCCCTTCGGCGGCGCCTTCGCGCTGTTCGCGGGGCTGCGCGACTGCGTGCGCTTGCTGCGCGCCTTCCGCCTGCGGGACGCAG ACGTGCGCTTCCTGGCCTCGGCGCTGCCCCCAGACACGGACCCCGCGTTCTTCGAGCACCTTCGGGCCCTCGATTGCTCCGGGGTGACGGTGCGGGCCCTGCCCGAGGGCTCCCTCGCCTTCCCGGGC GTGCCGCTGCTGCGGGTGTCTGGGCCGCTCTTGGTGGTGCAGCTGTTGGAGACGCCGCTCCTCTACCTGGTGGGCTACGCCAG CCTCGTGGCCACCAGTGCTGCACGGCTTCGGCTGATCGCAGGACCAGAGAAGCGGCTGATGGAGATGGGTCTGCGGCGGGCTCAGGGCCCAGACGGCGGCCTCACGGCCTCCACCTACAGCTACCTGGGCG GTTTCGACAGCAGCAGCAATGTGCTTGCCGGACAGCTGCGGGGGGTGCCCGTGACCGGGACCCTGGCCCACTCGTTCGTCACCTCCTTTGCGGGCAATGAGGTGCCCCCTGACCCG ATGTtggccccagctgctggggagGGACCTGGGGTGGACCTGGCTGCCCGTGCGGAGGTGTGGCTGGCGCGTGTGTGCGCCCACCTGGagctgggggtgcaggagccgcACCCCGGGGAGCGAGCCGCCTTCGTGGCCTACGCCCTGGCCTTTCCCCgggccttccagggcctgctGGACTCCTACAGCGTGCGGAG GAGCGGCCTCCCCAACTTCCTGGCGgttgccctggccctgggggagcTGGGCTACCGGGCAGTGGGAGTGAGGCTGGACAGCGGTGACCTCCTTCAGCAGGCCCGGGAGGTCCGTGGGGTCCTGCGGACCACTGCCGCTCA TTTCCAGGTGCCCTGGCTGGAGCGGCTGTGCATCACAGTCAGTAACAACGTCGACGAGGAGGAGCTGGCCCGGCTGGCCCAGGAG GGCAGTGAGGTAAACGTCATCGGCATCGGCACCAGCGTGGTCACCTGCCCCCGACAGCCTTCCCTGGGCTGCGTCTACAAG CTGGTGTCCGTGGGGGGCCAGCCTCGAATGAAGCTCACGGAGGACCCTGAGAAGCAGACGCTGCCGGGCAGCAAGACTGCCTTCCGGCTCCTGGGTGCTGACG GGGCCCTGCTGTCGGACGTGCTGCAGTTGGCCGAAGAGCCGCCgccccaggctgggcaggagctGAGGGTGTGGCCTCGAGGGGCCCGGGAGCCCTGCACGGTGACACCAGCCCAG CTGTGCCAGCCGCTGCCGTCCCTGGCCGAGTCGCGAGCTTTCGCCCAGCTGTCCCTGAGCCGCCTTGGCCCGGCACACAGGCGGCTGCACGGCCCTGAGCTGTACCAG gTGGCGCTGTCCGAAAAGCTTCAGGCCCTGGTGGACAGTCTGAGCGCCAGGGGCTCCCCGTGA
- the NAPRT gene encoding nicotinate phosphoribosyltransferase isoform X1: MAAEGDLEALAAARPLLTDLYQVTMALGYWRAGRARDAAEFELFFRRCPFGGAFALFAGLRDCVRLLRAFRLRDADVRFLASALPPDTDPAFFEHLRALDCSGVTVRALPEGSLAFPGVPLLRVSGPLLVVQLLETPLLYLVGYASLVATSAARLRLIAGPEKRLMEMGLRRAQGPDGGLTASTYSYLGGFDSSSNVLAGQLRGVPVTGTLAHSFVTSFAGNEVPPDPMLAPAAGEGPGVDLAARAEVWLARVCAHLELGVQEPHPGERAAFVAYALAFPRAFQGLLDSYSVRRSGLPNFLAVALALGELGYRAVGVRLDSGDLLQQAREVRGVLRTTAAHFQVPWLERLCITVSNNVDEEELARLAQEGSEVNVIGIGTSVVTCPRQPSLGCVYKLVSVGGQPRMKLTEDPEKQTLPGSKTAFRLLGADGALLSDVLQLAEEPPPQAGQELRVWPRGAREPCTVTPAQVEPLLQLWVQKGQLCQPLPSLAESRAFAQLSLSRLGPAHRRLHGPELYQVALSEKLQALVDSLSARGSP; encoded by the exons ATGGCCGCCGAGGGGGACCTGGAGGCGCTGGCCGCCGCGCGGCCGCTGCTCACGGACCTCTACCAGGTCACCATGGCGCTGGGCTACTGGCGCGCGGGCCGGGCGCGCGACGCCGCCGAGTTCGAGCTCTTCTTCCGCCGCTGCCCCTTCGGCGGCGCCTTCGCGCTGTTCGCGGGGCTGCGCGACTGCGTGCGCTTGCTGCGCGCCTTCCGCCTGCGGGACGCAG ACGTGCGCTTCCTGGCCTCGGCGCTGCCCCCAGACACGGACCCCGCGTTCTTCGAGCACCTTCGGGCCCTCGATTGCTCCGGGGTGACGGTGCGGGCCCTGCCCGAGGGCTCCCTCGCCTTCCCGGGC GTGCCGCTGCTGCGGGTGTCTGGGCCGCTCTTGGTGGTGCAGCTGTTGGAGACGCCGCTCCTCTACCTGGTGGGCTACGCCAG CCTCGTGGCCACCAGTGCTGCACGGCTTCGGCTGATCGCAGGACCAGAGAAGCGGCTGATGGAGATGGGTCTGCGGCGGGCTCAGGGCCCAGACGGCGGCCTCACGGCCTCCACCTACAGCTACCTGGGCG GTTTCGACAGCAGCAGCAATGTGCTTGCCGGACAGCTGCGGGGGGTGCCCGTGACCGGGACCCTGGCCCACTCGTTCGTCACCTCCTTTGCGGGCAATGAGGTGCCCCCTGACCCG ATGTtggccccagctgctggggagGGACCTGGGGTGGACCTGGCTGCCCGTGCGGAGGTGTGGCTGGCGCGTGTGTGCGCCCACCTGGagctgggggtgcaggagccgcACCCCGGGGAGCGAGCCGCCTTCGTGGCCTACGCCCTGGCCTTTCCCCgggccttccagggcctgctGGACTCCTACAGCGTGCGGAG GAGCGGCCTCCCCAACTTCCTGGCGgttgccctggccctgggggagcTGGGCTACCGGGCAGTGGGAGTGAGGCTGGACAGCGGTGACCTCCTTCAGCAGGCCCGGGAGGTCCGTGGGGTCCTGCGGACCACTGCCGCTCA TTTCCAGGTGCCCTGGCTGGAGCGGCTGTGCATCACAGTCAGTAACAACGTCGACGAGGAGGAGCTGGCCCGGCTGGCCCAGGAG GGCAGTGAGGTAAACGTCATCGGCATCGGCACCAGCGTGGTCACCTGCCCCCGACAGCCTTCCCTGGGCTGCGTCTACAAG CTGGTGTCCGTGGGGGGCCAGCCTCGAATGAAGCTCACGGAGGACCCTGAGAAGCAGACGCTGCCGGGCAGCAAGACTGCCTTCCGGCTCCTGGGTGCTGACG GGGCCCTGCTGTCGGACGTGCTGCAGTTGGCCGAAGAGCCGCCgccccaggctgggcaggagctGAGGGTGTGGCCTCGAGGGGCCCGGGAGCCCTGCACGGTGACACCAGCCCAGGTGGAGCCACTGCTGCAACTCTGGGTGCAGAAGGGACAG CTGTGCCAGCCGCTGCCGTCCCTGGCCGAGTCGCGAGCTTTCGCCCAGCTGTCCCTGAGCCGCCTTGGCCCGGCACACAGGCGGCTGCACGGCCCTGAGCTGTACCAG gTGGCGCTGTCCGAAAAGCTTCAGGCCCTGGTGGACAGTCTGAGCGCCAGGGGCTCCCCGTGA
- the NAPRT gene encoding nicotinate phosphoribosyltransferase isoform X3 produces the protein MEMGLRRAQGPDGGLTASTYSYLGGFDSSSNVLAGQLRGVPVTGTLAHSFVTSFAGNEVPPDPMLAPAAGEGPGVDLAARAEVWLARVCAHLELGVQEPHPGERAAFVAYALAFPRAFQGLLDSYSVRRSGLPNFLAVALALGELGYRAVGVRLDSGDLLQQAREVRGVLRTTAAHFQVPWLERLCITVSNNVDEEELARLAQEGSEVNVIGIGTSVVTCPRQPSLGCVYKLVSVGGQPRMKLTEDPEKQTLPGSKTAFRLLGADGALLSDVLQLAEEPPPQAGQELRVWPRGAREPCTVTPAQVEPLLQLWVQKGQLCQPLPSLAESRAFAQLSLSRLGPAHRRLHGPELYQVALSEKLQALVDSLSARGSP, from the exons ATGGAGATGGGTCTGCGGCGGGCTCAGGGCCCAGACGGCGGCCTCACGGCCTCCACCTACAGCTACCTGGGCG GTTTCGACAGCAGCAGCAATGTGCTTGCCGGACAGCTGCGGGGGGTGCCCGTGACCGGGACCCTGGCCCACTCGTTCGTCACCTCCTTTGCGGGCAATGAGGTGCCCCCTGACCCG ATGTtggccccagctgctggggagGGACCTGGGGTGGACCTGGCTGCCCGTGCGGAGGTGTGGCTGGCGCGTGTGTGCGCCCACCTGGagctgggggtgcaggagccgcACCCCGGGGAGCGAGCCGCCTTCGTGGCCTACGCCCTGGCCTTTCCCCgggccttccagggcctgctGGACTCCTACAGCGTGCGGAG GAGCGGCCTCCCCAACTTCCTGGCGgttgccctggccctgggggagcTGGGCTACCGGGCAGTGGGAGTGAGGCTGGACAGCGGTGACCTCCTTCAGCAGGCCCGGGAGGTCCGTGGGGTCCTGCGGACCACTGCCGCTCA TTTCCAGGTGCCCTGGCTGGAGCGGCTGTGCATCACAGTCAGTAACAACGTCGACGAGGAGGAGCTGGCCCGGCTGGCCCAGGAG GGCAGTGAGGTAAACGTCATCGGCATCGGCACCAGCGTGGTCACCTGCCCCCGACAGCCTTCCCTGGGCTGCGTCTACAAG CTGGTGTCCGTGGGGGGCCAGCCTCGAATGAAGCTCACGGAGGACCCTGAGAAGCAGACGCTGCCGGGCAGCAAGACTGCCTTCCGGCTCCTGGGTGCTGACG GGGCCCTGCTGTCGGACGTGCTGCAGTTGGCCGAAGAGCCGCCgccccaggctgggcaggagctGAGGGTGTGGCCTCGAGGGGCCCGGGAGCCCTGCACGGTGACACCAGCCCAGGTGGAGCCACTGCTGCAACTCTGGGTGCAGAAGGGACAG CTGTGCCAGCCGCTGCCGTCCCTGGCCGAGTCGCGAGCTTTCGCCCAGCTGTCCCTGAGCCGCCTTGGCCCGGCACACAGGCGGCTGCACGGCCCTGAGCTGTACCAG gTGGCGCTGTCCGAAAAGCTTCAGGCCCTGGTGGACAGTCTGAGCGCCAGGGGCTCCCCGTGA
- the NAPRT gene encoding nicotinate phosphoribosyltransferase isoform X4 produces the protein MLAPAAGEGPGVDLAARAEVWLARVCAHLELGVQEPHPGERAAFVAYALAFPRAFQGLLDSYSVRRSGLPNFLAVALALGELGYRAVGVRLDSGDLLQQAREVRGVLRTTAAHFQVPWLERLCITVSNNVDEEELARLAQEGSEVNVIGIGTSVVTCPRQPSLGCVYKLVSVGGQPRMKLTEDPEKQTLPGSKTAFRLLGADGALLSDVLQLAEEPPPQAGQELRVWPRGAREPCTVTPAQVEPLLQLWVQKGQLCQPLPSLAESRAFAQLSLSRLGPAHRRLHGPELYQVALSEKLQALVDSLSARGSP, from the exons ATGTtggccccagctgctggggagGGACCTGGGGTGGACCTGGCTGCCCGTGCGGAGGTGTGGCTGGCGCGTGTGTGCGCCCACCTGGagctgggggtgcaggagccgcACCCCGGGGAGCGAGCCGCCTTCGTGGCCTACGCCCTGGCCTTTCCCCgggccttccagggcctgctGGACTCCTACAGCGTGCGGAG GAGCGGCCTCCCCAACTTCCTGGCGgttgccctggccctgggggagcTGGGCTACCGGGCAGTGGGAGTGAGGCTGGACAGCGGTGACCTCCTTCAGCAGGCCCGGGAGGTCCGTGGGGTCCTGCGGACCACTGCCGCTCA TTTCCAGGTGCCCTGGCTGGAGCGGCTGTGCATCACAGTCAGTAACAACGTCGACGAGGAGGAGCTGGCCCGGCTGGCCCAGGAG GGCAGTGAGGTAAACGTCATCGGCATCGGCACCAGCGTGGTCACCTGCCCCCGACAGCCTTCCCTGGGCTGCGTCTACAAG CTGGTGTCCGTGGGGGGCCAGCCTCGAATGAAGCTCACGGAGGACCCTGAGAAGCAGACGCTGCCGGGCAGCAAGACTGCCTTCCGGCTCCTGGGTGCTGACG GGGCCCTGCTGTCGGACGTGCTGCAGTTGGCCGAAGAGCCGCCgccccaggctgggcaggagctGAGGGTGTGGCCTCGAGGGGCCCGGGAGCCCTGCACGGTGACACCAGCCCAGGTGGAGCCACTGCTGCAACTCTGGGTGCAGAAGGGACAG CTGTGCCAGCCGCTGCCGTCCCTGGCCGAGTCGCGAGCTTTCGCCCAGCTGTCCCTGAGCCGCCTTGGCCCGGCACACAGGCGGCTGCACGGCCCTGAGCTGTACCAG gTGGCGCTGTCCGAAAAGCTTCAGGCCCTGGTGGACAGTCTGAGCGCCAGGGGCTCCCCGTGA